The segment CGATGTTCAGATGGTCAAGCAATTCTTGGATCTCGGCAGGCGACTTCCCCGCTTGCTTCAAATGCACTAACGCGCTCGCAATCGACTCGCGGCGTTCGCTGGTCAACAGATTTTTTTCGCGTTCGCGAAGCACGCGAACCCGTTGCCGGTCCTCGGACAAATTCAAGAGGTCAAGGAAGATACTGAATGCTCGGATCACAACACTCAGTTGGCTCGGCGATAGCGACGCAATCGATCCGCTCAATCGGCTTGCCGCGGCTGGTTGCCCGCTGCGATTATCCCAAGCTAAACGACGCAAGTCTTCAACAATGTAAAGCGCGTCGTCACCGGCAATTTCACGAATCGTTTCACCGAGCAAATTACCCAACATCGCGATCTCATCACGCAAACGCTCGGACGACTTCGATTCAACTGGCATCTGATATTCCTAGGCTTGATGGGCAAGCGAGCAGTTTCTATCACTCCTTATACGAAATCAAGTCGTCGCTCAGTATGGTTGGATAGCTGGACGTCAAACAACGATACCGGCTCGACAATTCCCCCTTATCTATTCGAGTTGCGATTTCCCTGCCTTAGGCCAGAATAGCTGACATGGAAAAAACACTCTTGGATTACCTTCAACGGATACTCACCGCCCGCGTCTACGACGTGGCGATTGAATCACCGCTCGAAATGGCTCCCAAGCTATCGACGCGTCTGAGCAACCAGATTTGGCTCAAACGTGAGGACACTCAGCCAGTGTTCAGCTTTAAGCTTCGCGGCGCCTACAACAAAATGTCGCGTCTATCGTCTGCGGAACTCAAACGCGGAGTCGTCTGCGCGTCGGCAGGCAATCACGCCCAAGGCGTTGCGCTTAGCGCCCAGCGACTCGGATGTCGCGCCGTGATCGTCATGCCGGTGACGACACCCAAACTAAAATCCGATGCCGTCCGAACCCTCGGTGGCGAAATCGTCTTTCATGGCGAAAGCTATTCGGACGCTCACTCTCACGCAGCGGAAATTGCCCAGCGTGACCACTTAGTCTTTGTTCATCCATTCGACGATCCCGATGTGATCGCGGGACAGGGCACAATCGGAATGGAGATCCTGCGCCAACACCAACACCCGATCCATAGTGTCTTCGTCGCGATCGGCGGCGGCGGTTTGATATCCGGTGTGGCGGCGTATATTAAAGCCGTGCGTCCGGAAGTGCGAGTCATCGGCGTTCAGATGGCGGATTCTGACGCAATGGTACGATCGGTCAAAGCCGGCAAGCGAGTCCCGCTTTCCGACGTCGGGCTTTTCTCCGATGGCACCGCGGTTAAGTACGTGGGCGAAGAAACATTTCGCATCACTCGCGAATTGGTCGACGATTTTGTCGTCGTAAACACTGACGCTGTTTGCGCGGCAATCAAAGACGCGTTTGAGGATACTCGCAGCATTCTGGAACCGGCCGGCGCGATCGGGATTGCCGGCATGAAAAAATACATTGCCGAACACCAGATCCAAGGCGAAAGCATGATCGCGATCACATGTGGCGCGAACATGAATTTTGATCGACTGCGTTTCGTGGCCGAACGAGCCGAGGCGGGCGAAGACCGCGAGGCACTGTTCGCGGTCACGATTCCCGAAACCAAAGGCAGCTTTAAACAACTGTGCGAGACCGTTGGGCAGCGACGCATCACCGAATTCTGCTATCGACTATCCGGCCAAGACGACGCTCATGTACTGGTCGGATTGGCCACGGAAAATCGAAGTGACTCGGAAGATATCACGCGTGCGTTCGCATCACGTGGATTCGAGTGCGTCAATTTGGTGAATGACGAACTGTCGAAAGAGCACGTTCGATACATGGTTGGCGGCCGCAGTCCATCGATCCAGAACGAACGAATCTATCGCTTTGAATTTCCCGAGCGTCCTGGCGTCCTTATACGTTTCTTGTCCTGCATGAATCCGGATTGGAACATCAGTTTGTTTCACTATCGAAACCATGGCGCCGACTACGGGCGAATCCTGGTCGGTATCCAGGTTCAACAATTTGAACAAACCGCCTTCGACGACTTCGTCACTGAATTAGGCTACCCTTGCGTCGAAGAAACCCAGAACCCCGCTTATCAGCTATTTTTGAGATAAGGGCGTTCCGCTATTTTTTAGACAAGAGTGTTGACCATAACGTCGGCGATGCGATTGCCTGCGATTTGCAAACGATGGCCAACCAATACGACTTCCTTCAAACCCGTTCCGCTTCTCTGCCGTCCCGTCCATGCCCCCGACCAGCCCACTTGTAAGTCCACCAGACGACGAATCGCTAAACGCTGCTTGCGAAGCGCTTGGCCGCGGTGAATTGGTGGCGATGCCGACGGAAACGGTATACGGATTGGCGGCCAATGCGTGGGACGAGAATGCGGTTGCCAAGATCTTCGCAGCCAAGGGTCGCCCGCGAGGCAACCCGTTAATCGTCCACATCGCGTCGATGGACCAACTTGACCGCGCCGCCTCGCTGCCATTGGAACCAGCCATCCAACACCAAGTTGATGCGTTAGCCGATCTGTGGCCAGGTCCGCTAACACTTGTACTGCCGGCCGGAAAGCGAATTCCGTCGATCGTCACAGCGGGCAAACCAACGGTCGCCGTACGAATTCCATCGCATCCAGTCGCGCAGGCGATCCTTACCCGTTGTCCGTTTCCGATCGCTGCCCCTAGCGCGAATCGATCCAAGTATGTCAGCCCAACGTCAGCCGCGCATTGCCAATCAGGGCTTGGCGAACACCTGGCCATGATCATCGACGGCGGCAATTGCAATTTGGGTGTCGAGTCGACGATCGTATCACTCGAGGTAACGGGCCCCCGATTGCTGCGTCCCGGCAACGTATCGGCCGAAGATCTGGCAAGCCGTTTGAAGGTTAGCGTTTTTGATCTGGTGTCGTGCACATCCGAACGGCAAGCCGACGACAAACCAATGTTGGCACCCGGCATGATGCGCGAGCACTATTCGCCGACAACGCCGCTTTTTATGATCGGCAATGACGTCGACAACATCCCCCAACGATCTAAGACTGGCCGCATCGCCTTCCGAAAACTGAGCGATGATGAAGCAAATCGCTACGCGGTGGTCGAAACCCTTAGCCAAGACGGAAACCTCGACGAAGTCAGCCGAGGTCTATTCGCCGCGATCCGACAACTCGACAATGAGGGACTCGACCGCATCATCATCGACATCTGCGAACCCATCGGACTAGGCCGCGCGATTATGGACCGCATCCAACGTGCGGCCGCAGGACACAACGCGAAGCCGCCAAACGAGCGAACCACTTAACTCCGATTTTCGAGTGTCGTCCTAACCGAAAAAAATTTGATTGGCGGACTAATCTCGCGATTGCTCAACCTAAGGTTCGATATCCGGCTTGTCGGAATCGAGGAATTCGATGACACCGGACTTCACGTCATACATGGCGCCGATCACTTTCACGCGACCTTCGTTGACGGCGTCTTGGATGACAGAACTGCGACTGATGATTTGTTTGACCGTGTGCCGAACATTCTGCCGTGCAACTCGATCAACCGTTTCATCTAGTTGATCCTTGGGAAGTCGATCGAAGGTATCGGCAGCTAACGCCGGTACACTCGGCTCAATTTCGTCGACGATCGATTGCAAATGCTCGCACCCCGTGGCCGATTGAGCACTCAATTTCTGGACAACAAACTTGACCGATGATGTCACCGCACCGCAGCGAGTGTGCCCAAGTACCGTCACCAGCTTTACTCCGGCCACACCAACAGCGAATTCCAAACTGCCTAAGGTCTTGGTGCCGATCACGTTGCCTGCGACTCGGACGCTAAAGATATCACCGACACCCAGGTCAAACACCAACTCGGCCGGCACACGTGAATCGATGCAACTGAGAATCGCCGCTAACGGATTCTGGCCAGCCGCTGTTGCGTCGACTTGCCGCCCCAGGTCGCGGTGCAATCGGGATCCACTTGTAAAGCGACGGTTTCCTTCACGTAAAATTTCGATCACTTGTTCAGCGGTTAGCTTGCCTTGAAGTTCTCGGGTCGAATAGTCCGCAAACTGGACGTTGTCGTTCAACTGATATTTGCGACGAAACCCCTCCAAGCTGACCGAAATATTCCTGGTCGGTGCGACGTTGTCTTTAAAATCACGAATCAAGCTCAACACATCCGGATCGATGTAGTCGGATTGGGAAGCATCAATTTTAAGGGCACTTCCGCGTTTCGCCTCGCCAAGCACTCGGTCAATCGCCGCGCGATTGAGAAAGCTGACCTGGCTTGCTAATTCAATATGCAGCACATCACCCGCCAAATGCGTTTCAACGATCCGGCGAATCGGACTACGCAAGTTGCTGTTAAGTATGAACAGAACACTGATCGCCAACCCAATCAGAATGCCAACCAACAGGTCGGTAAAGACGATCGCAATGACGGTGATGATGAACGGCAAAAATTGATAGCGTCCCTCGTTCCACATCTGCTTAAATATTTGGGGACTGGCCAGCTTGAAGCCTGTCACGAATAGAATTGCCGCTAACGCAGACAGCGGAATCATATTCATGTAGCGAGGTAGAATTGCGACACTGACCAGCAACAACACGCCATGAACAAGTGCAGAAAGTTTCGTCTTGGCTCCCGCACCCACATTGACCGAACCTCTCACCACAACCGATGTCACGGGCAAACCACCAATCAAACCACAAACCAAGTTTCCACAACCCTGCGCGATAAGCTCTCGGCTTGGTGGCGAGTCCCGTTTTTCGGGGTCCAGCTTGTCGACCGCTTCGAGATTCAACAGTGTTTCTAACGAAGCCACGACCGCAATCGTGATCGCCGCAATATAGACTGCTGGATTTCCGACTTGCGTGAAGTCAGGCAAACGCAAGAACCCAAAGAATTCAGAGAAACTGCTTGCAACCGGAATCTGGACCAAGTGCGACTCTCCGATCGCCCAATCCGCCCCGTAGGGTCGAAGGATCATGCTGAGCGCCACGCTAAAGAGCACGACGATCAGCGGCGCGGGAACCAACGATTTTTTCAGGTTAGGAACGCGATCCCAAACCAAAAGAAAGACCACTGAAAGCAAACCGATCACCATCGCTCCGACATGAATGTCGCCAGCGATCAACGTGAACAATTCTGTAAAGGTGTTCTCTTGGTCAGGTTGCTGGAACGACATTTCGCCTTCTGGGTCAGCGTCATGGCCAACCAGGTGAGGGATCTGTTTAAGAATCAAGATCACGCCAATCGCGACCAACAAACCCTTGATCACGCTAGATGGAAAAAAGGCTGACAGCGCCCCCCCCTTCGCGATCCCAAACCCAATCTGAATCACCCCCGCAACAGCGACGGCAAGCAGGAAAGCCTCGAACGAACCGAGGATCGCAATCTGCGCAGCCACGATCGCAGTTAGACCTGCCGCCGGACCGCTAACGCTGCTGTGCGAACCACTGATGGATGCGACCACAAGCCCGCCGACAATACCTGCAAGCAACCCCGAAAACAGGTTCGCCCCTGATGCGAGTGCGATGCCCAAGCAAAGCGGCAACGCGACTAAAAAGACAACCAGCCCCGCAAGCGTGTCGCGAAACATGGTATTCGGTGAGAACATTCTATATTGATGAGGCATCGATTAATTTGATCTATCGAGTAAACAAATGCGAGAAACATCGAGCGATAATACAAGGCCATGCTGTGCATCCTGCCACCGCACATCGCGGCAGACAAAAGACACCAAAACGAAGCTTGCACGTCGTTGCCAAGAGCCTCATCCAATTAACGCAGACACCCAGTCGATCCCTACCGACGGACTGAGAGACAAATTGCTTGCAGCACGAGCGCGTTTGTACTAGTGAGAGAGCCCAGCAAAAGGTGGGCTTAGCACCGCATCGGCGCAAGAAGGCCGTTCGCAATGCGATGGCCATCTGAATTGCAATGTGCAATCATTGGGCGATAAGGCCGCACCAACTTGCAGGAAAAAGAATCATCGCTGCAGAAGATCGAAACGTTCGCAGCACGATCTCTTGAGCGCCGTTTGCATTCAATGCTCTCGCTCGAAGTGCAAGACCCCCGTTCGTCAGCCTCTTCGGTTTCAGTGGATCGCTCGTTGCCGAACAGCGAGCGAGATGCCATCGCCGTGATCCCGAGACACGGGAATGCCAGCAGCAACAGCATGAAGAGTGACATCATGCTGCAGGGACGTTCAAGCCGGAAACGAAAGTTACAAATATCCACTTGCAGTACTTTGCGAGCGAAATGGACGACGATGAGTTAACCGCGATGATACTCTATCAGCGATACCCGCATGTGCAAGATCGGATCGGACGCCCTGCTCGCGATAGAACGACTGGCAGCAGTCGCCTTTCCACAGACTCACGAGCACGTTTCTGAAGTTTCCATCCATGAAACACACCCTTTTCGGCAGAGCGTTTCTCGGATCAGGCTATTGGACGGAGCCATTCGTTTTCTAGCGGCGTTGTTTCGTTGACACCATGGTCGCTGGGTTGACAAAGCCGCGAACCAAGAGATGTTTCATAGCGTCTGCAGGCTTTGCAGGCGGCGGTCTTATCGGCAATTCGAGGTTCGCCGATTTGGAGACCGCAATCGCACGATGCCGTGGTACTGCAACCTTAAGAATGCTTCCCTCGTTCCTTACAGTTCCACGATCTTATGCTCAGCATTGAAACGCTAATTCTGATTTCAGGCATCCTGCTTTTGCTCGGCATCGCGTCGAACAAGTTTTCGGCAACCATTGGCGTTCCAGTTCTATTTGTGTTCTTGGTCGTCGGAATGCTGGCCGGATCCGAAGGCATCGGTGGCATTGAGTTCGAGAACTATTCGCTAGCGCACGGAATTGGTACCGTCGCGCTGTGCTTGATTCTTTTCGATGGAGGCATACGAACGCCTTACGCTTCCATTCGATCCGCTTGGAAGCCTGCCGGCGTGTTGGCGACGGGTGGGGTGTTGATCACATCGGTGGTCACAGGACTAGCTGCATCGTGGATCCTTGATCTTACCATTTGGCAAGGGCTACTGCTCGGCAGCATCGTCGGTTCGACGGATGCATCGGTTGTGTTTTCGGTGCTACGCGGTGGCGGCGTTCACATTCGGCCCAAACTTGCCAACACATTGGAAGTCGAAAGTGGATCAAACGATCCTATGGCCATCTTTCTAACTGTTGGGCTGATTCAAATGATCAGTGGAAAGGTGCCCTTTGGATTCGAGCTCGTCACCTTGTTCGCAAACCAAATGATTCTTGGCACCATCGTTGGCTTACTGGTCGGTCGATCGGGGGCATGGTTGCTCAATCACTCACGACTAGAAGCTGCCGGATTGTATCCGGTGATGGCAACTGCGTTGGGACTTTTCTCATTCGGTTCTGCGGCCGCCATAGGCGGAAGTGGCTTCCTGTCCGTTTATCTAACTGGGATCGTGATCGGTAATCATCGGCCCGTATTTCATCGCGGCATTTTGCTTTTCCATGATGCGGTTGCTTGGATTTGCCAGATTCTGATGTTCACAGCGTTGGGAATTCTCTCGTTTCCCAGTCGATTGCTAGACGCCGCCGGACCAGCCTTGTTGATCTCAGCAGTTATGATCTTGGTCGCACGCCCCGTTGCAGTATTCATTTGCGCCGCACCATTCAAATTTGCTAACCGCGAACTGATTTTCTTGTCATGGGTTGGCTTGAAAGGCGCAGTACCAATCACACTTGCAACCTTCCCAATGATTGCAGGACTATCGAGCGCCTCGGTGATCTTCGATACTGTATTCTTCGTTGTGCTTGTGTCCGCTCTGGTTCAAGGCTGGACGCTACCTACCATTGCTCGATACCTGAAACTTGAGGTTCCAACGCGGCTTCCGCCGCCGGTGACGCTTGAAATCAGTTCGCTTCGCAACATCGATGGCGACATTGTTGATTACTTCGTTGACAAGGACTGCCGCGCAACGAATTGCATGATCAAAGACTTGGCGTTACCAGATGGGGTTGTTATCGCGTTGATCGTTCGCGATGAGCAGATCATTCCACCGCAAGGTCGATCGATCCTTCGCAGCGGCGATCACGCCATCTTGGTGCTGCGACCTCCAGTGCGTCCCTTGGTTGACCGAGTGTTCTCCCACCGAGAATCTGTCAAGAACGAGCTACCCGCAGAACTTGAGTTTCCACTAAGAGGATCGATTCGCGTACGCGAACTCGAACAGTTCTACGACCTGAATCTCGACTCGGACAAAGACGCCACGCTGGATACGATGATTCGCAAGCGTCTGGGCAAATCAAGCATCAAGATTGGCGAGGCAGTTGAATTTGAACAGGTTAAGCTGTGCGTGCGAGAGATCTCCGACCACGGAACTATCGAATTTGTTGGCATGGTTGTACTTCTGCAATCCGAAACCAATCGCGCCGAGGAAAAAAGCAGACATCAGGAATCGGGAAACGACTGATGTTTGCCGACCGAGACTAATCTTTCCCCCACCGATCAAATCGCACGTTCGAATTGAGATCGGACGAGAAGTACCGAAGGCGACCAAGTCACGTAAACAACGTTCGACGCCATCCATCGCGCGCCACTGAGACATCACGATGCCCTTTCGTTGACCTGCGAAACACAGCCTTTCGCAAACCTACCGACCTCGCAATGCGAAGGCCGGTCCTGACTTGCAATGCCGGATTTGCCAGAAAGCCACAACGCGACTAAGGTCGCGTGGCAATTTCGACAGGCGAAACCGCACCCATGTAGGCCATCAGGTCGCTGATTTCCTGCAAAGTCAAACTATCCAACAAACCACTCGGCATGATGCTGTTATTGCTTGGCAGGATTTGGTCGATTTCAGATTCAGTGACAACCGTCGTTTGGTTGTTCGAATCACGAATATTGATCGACTGATCGCCGTTCTGGCTGACCATTCCGATCAACGCACGACCATCGACCGTCAACACTTTCTTACTGGCGTATTGGTCGCTGACCAAATGGCTTGGATACAAAATCGACTCTAGAATTTCTCGCTTGCTAAAACGCTTGGCGAGTCCGCTGAGTGCGGGGCCAACTGATTCACCGTCATTGCCAACACGGTGGCATTGGTTGCATTTGGCTTTTGCAAATGCAGCACGGCCAAAGTCAGCGTCAACGCGACGCCCGTCATCGCTATCGAGGTAGTCGACCAACTGATCAAAGTCCCAACGAGAATCATCTGCCTTTGGCAATTCGGCGGTGGGACGATCAGGGTGTGCCTTTGCATACCATTTTTGCCATGGACGCATCGTCAACTTGCCCGATGCATTCTTTTCACTGGGCGGACGTTGCATACCGGTCCAGTGTTCAAGCAAGCGTTCGACGTTTTCAAAATCACGACCGTCCTCTTCGGCACGAAGCCCCAGGATGATCAATTGTCGCAGTGCCATCGGATCGTCGGTCGCCACACTGACGGTCTGCAACGCCGTCAACACTTCCCCCGAAGTTTCCTCTTCGAGGATGTTCAAGCTGCGAACCAGATAGTCCCAGTTTTCACCATTTGGATTTTGAGCCAGAGCCATCGCGATCACCGCACGACGTTCAGGTTCGGATCGCCAAAGCTTTCGCAAATACGCGGCGGAGTCTTCGTCTTTGGCCGTCGCCAGCATTGCAATGATGCCGGTTCGCAGTCGTCGCTCGACGTCGCCGGGTTGCGGACGTTCGACCAATTGTTGGTCCAAACTGCGAAGCGTTTCCGCTGTCTTGCTGTCGATTGGACGCGGCAATTTATAGATCGCTGCGAGCGCGGCGTTTCGCCAAACTGCCCCTTGTTCCAAAATCGCTTGCACATCTTCTTGGCTTAACGATCTCGCAAAGTCACGTGTGACGGCCATCAAGTACATCGACAACGATCCGCTGGTCGCAGCGTTGGCGGTGTTTTCATAATACTTCAGAATCTGAAAACGTTGCTGGGCAGTCCAGTCATGCGACAAAAACTGCAAACACATCGCGACAAGAGTACGATCAACGTTCGGGTTGTCACCATCGTTGATGTAGTCAAGAGCACGCTGGGCAACTCCGTCGGCTTGCAAATAGGCACACAAACGAATCAGTTCGTGATTCATGCGGTGGTCGCCAGCCGGAAATTCCTCGGCCACTTGTCGGCCGAGTGCAACCGCTTTGGATGGGTCCACTTTTCCGCGGTGTAGCGCAACTTGACAAAGACGCAGCGTATCCACAAAGTCGGCGTCGCTTAAAAAGTCTTTCATCAATTCGCTTGACCGCTGCAGCACCTGCAAAGCAGTTGTTTCGGTAGGGTCCGAATTGATCAAGGCCAACATGCCAACAATGCTGATACGAGAATCCACACTGGTCAACACATCGTCTCGCCACTTACGAGTATCGATGCGTTCAACGACTCGGCGTGCCACAAACGCCAACGTACGATCGTCTTCGCCAAGCAATGGCAACAGAGCGTCGGCATTCGATGGAATCTGACCGCTTCGCAACATTGCTTCGCAGGCCGCACGACGCACTCGAGAATTACTATCGCTGAGCATTTCGACTAGCTGTGCGGCACTGCGTTTACCCGGATGCAGCCCCATTAAACGCGCGGCACTAGCCCGCACGGCTTCATTCGGCGCCTTGCTGAGTTCAAGCACCAAGTCTTCGCTGGGCACCGGCCCAAATAATTGCATCAAATCCATGGCACGAGTTCGATAGTGCGATGGGTTGTCGTTGCTGTACGCGACTCCGGCGACCAACTGGCCCCATTTGTCGCCAAGTTCGCGTTTGATCGCAGCAATTTCTTGCCGCGCCCAAGCCGATTCGAGTTGTGGTTGTCGGATCGCAGCGGCGATGCCGGTTCCCAAGTTCTTCATCCGTTCGGGAATCTCGCCCTTATAGACAACGCGATAAACGCCGCCTGCAGTTCCACGACCGCCGGTGCAGAAATACATAGCACCGTCGGGACCAATTTCCAAGTCAGTCACATTGAGCGGCTGTCCTTGCAAGAACACTTCGCTGTCAGCGATGTAGCCGCTGCCGCGAGGCGTCAGTCGCACGTTCAAGATACGGCCTTCCGACCAATCGGCTAGGAACAGTGAATTGTGATAGCGCACGGGGAACATGTAATGTTCATAACAGACGGCGCCGGTTGGGCTGCCGCGTCCGGTGTCTAGCAAGTTGGGCAAGCGGTCAACGTAGTACTCGGGCCATTTTGCCCAACCCGTTCGCCAGCCAAACTCACCTGCTTCGGTGACGTCGTAAAGAGCAGTCGGACGGAACCAAGCGGTGTCGACATCGGCTTCCATGTCGGCATCATGCACAAACATGTTGCCGCCGGGATGGAAAACCAAGTCGTACGCATTGCGAATTCCGCCGGCGACTCGTTCAACGACGCTACCATCGGCGTTGGTACGAATGACCGTACCGCCCGGCGCTTTGACACCCAATGCATGGCCAGCCGGATCTTCATAACGAGGCAGCAAGTCGCCTTCGTAAGCATCAATCAAAGTTTCGCCTGGGCCAGTCGTTCCAACTGCCTGAACTTGGCCGCCTAGAACGACATAGATCATGCCGTCGGGGCCCAATCGAATGCCGTGTGCACCGTGTTCGCCGGGGCTGCCTTTCAACTTGACGATCGTTTTGACCTGTTCCAGCGTGCCGTTTCGGTCTGCGTCCGTCAGCCGGTAAAGCGCGCTGCCATCCGGACCTTGGCCGGTCACATAGACTTCGCCGTTGAGGGCCAAAATGCCTTGGCACGAGGTTACTTTGTCACAGTAAACGCGAACGTGTTCTGGAATACCGTCTTCGTCTTTATCCAGCACCAACAACAACGGGCCGCCTTCTTGCGACAAAATGATGTGCCCAAATTCGTTGAAAGCCATCGCGATGACTGATCCCGTTTGATCATCGTCGAGTACGCGTTGGACACCAAATCCTTTTTGAATTTGAAAGCGTTCACGTTGTTCGGTTTGTGTTTCAGCAACGACATCTTCATCGCGATCCCACGGTGCGGTATCGCCAAGCTTGCCGAAGGCCGACGCGGTTCCCCACAGTCGGTCGTTGAAGACAATCGTTTCCCAATTGGTATCTTCGGTCAGACTGGTCTTCCACGACGCGTTCGAGCTGAACGTGTACCACTTGTCTTGTTTTTCAGGGCGGACCGAAACGCGAGCCGCCAATGCAGCCGTGTTGCCTTTCGAGTTCGTGACTCGCACAGCAATCAAGTTACG is part of the Rubripirellula reticaptiva genome and harbors:
- the ilvA gene encoding threonine ammonia-lyase, biosynthetic codes for the protein MEKTLLDYLQRILTARVYDVAIESPLEMAPKLSTRLSNQIWLKREDTQPVFSFKLRGAYNKMSRLSSAELKRGVVCASAGNHAQGVALSAQRLGCRAVIVMPVTTPKLKSDAVRTLGGEIVFHGESYSDAHSHAAEIAQRDHLVFVHPFDDPDVIAGQGTIGMEILRQHQHPIHSVFVAIGGGGLISGVAAYIKAVRPEVRVIGVQMADSDAMVRSVKAGKRVPLSDVGLFSDGTAVKYVGEETFRITRELVDDFVVVNTDAVCAAIKDAFEDTRSILEPAGAIGIAGMKKYIAEHQIQGESMIAITCGANMNFDRLRFVAERAEAGEDREALFAVTIPETKGSFKQLCETVGQRRITEFCYRLSGQDDAHVLVGLATENRSDSEDITRAFASRGFECVNLVNDELSKEHVRYMVGGRSPSIQNERIYRFEFPERPGVLIRFLSCMNPDWNISLFHYRNHGADYGRILVGIQVQQFEQTAFDDFVTELGYPCVEETQNPAYQLFLR
- a CDS encoding L-threonylcarbamoyladenylate synthase, coding for MPPTSPLVSPPDDESLNAACEALGRGELVAMPTETVYGLAANAWDENAVAKIFAAKGRPRGNPLIVHIASMDQLDRAASLPLEPAIQHQVDALADLWPGPLTLVLPAGKRIPSIVTAGKPTVAVRIPSHPVAQAILTRCPFPIAAPSANRSKYVSPTSAAHCQSGLGEHLAMIIDGGNCNLGVESTIVSLEVTGPRLLRPGNVSAEDLASRLKVSVFDLVSCTSERQADDKPMLAPGMMREHYSPTTPLFMIGNDVDNIPQRSKTGRIAFRKLSDDEANRYAVVETLSQDGNLDEVSRGLFAAIRQLDNEGLDRIIIDICEPIGLGRAIMDRIQRAAAGHNAKPPNERTT
- a CDS encoding SulP family inorganic anion transporter — encoded protein: MFSPNTMFRDTLAGLVVFLVALPLCLGIALASGANLFSGLLAGIVGGLVVASISGSHSSVSGPAAGLTAIVAAQIAILGSFEAFLLAVAVAGVIQIGFGIAKGGALSAFFPSSVIKGLLVAIGVILILKQIPHLVGHDADPEGEMSFQQPDQENTFTELFTLIAGDIHVGAMVIGLLSVVFLLVWDRVPNLKKSLVPAPLIVVLFSVALSMILRPYGADWAIGESHLVQIPVASSFSEFFGFLRLPDFTQVGNPAVYIAAITIAVVASLETLLNLEAVDKLDPEKRDSPPSRELIAQGCGNLVCGLIGGLPVTSVVVRGSVNVGAGAKTKLSALVHGVLLLVSVAILPRYMNMIPLSALAAILFVTGFKLASPQIFKQMWNEGRYQFLPFIITVIAIVFTDLLVGILIGLAISVLFILNSNLRSPIRRIVETHLAGDVLHIELASQVSFLNRAAIDRVLGEAKRGSALKIDASQSDYIDPDVLSLIRDFKDNVAPTRNISVSLEGFRRKYQLNDNVQFADYSTRELQGKLTAEQVIEILREGNRRFTSGSRLHRDLGRQVDATAAGQNPLAAILSCIDSRVPAELVFDLGVGDIFSVRVAGNVIGTKTLGSLEFAVGVAGVKLVTVLGHTRCGAVTSSVKFVVQKLSAQSATGCEHLQSIVDEIEPSVPALAADTFDRLPKDQLDETVDRVARQNVRHTVKQIISRSSVIQDAVNEGRVKVIGAMYDVKSGVIEFLDSDKPDIEP
- a CDS encoding potassium/proton antiporter encodes the protein MLSIETLILISGILLLLGIASNKFSATIGVPVLFVFLVVGMLAGSEGIGGIEFENYSLAHGIGTVALCLILFDGGIRTPYASIRSAWKPAGVLATGGVLITSVVTGLAASWILDLTIWQGLLLGSIVGSTDASVVFSVLRGGGVHIRPKLANTLEVESGSNDPMAIFLTVGLIQMISGKVPFGFELVTLFANQMILGTIVGLLVGRSGAWLLNHSRLEAAGLYPVMATALGLFSFGSAAAIGGSGFLSVYLTGIVIGNHRPVFHRGILLFHDAVAWICQILMFTALGILSFPSRLLDAAGPALLISAVMILVARPVAVFICAAPFKFANRELIFLSWVGLKGAVPITLATFPMIAGLSSASVIFDTVFFVVLVSALVQGWTLPTIARYLKLEVPTRLPPPVTLEISSLRNIDGDIVDYFVDKDCRATNCMIKDLALPDGVVIALIVRDEQIIPPQGRSILRSGDHAILVLRPPVRPLVDRVFSHRESVKNELPAELEFPLRGSIRVRELEQFYDLNLDSDKDATLDTMIRKRLGKSSIKIGEAVEFEQVKLCVREISDHGTIEFVGMVVLLQSETNRAEEKSRHQESGND
- a CDS encoding HEAT repeat domain-containing protein — its product is MEGLPTKVLRNLLCHRVALALGVALTFIFGSALKIRADEAQWIWADGSSLAQPIAEGETCLFRKPINLRVPAQGRIEITADDDYELYVNDHKVGSGTSSREMQEYDISDRLEVGRNLIAVRVTNSKGNTAALAARVSVRPEKQDKWYTFSSNASWKTSLTEDTNWETIVFNDRLWGTASAFGKLGDTAPWDRDEDVVAETQTEQRERFQIQKGFGVQRVLDDDQTGSVIAMAFNEFGHIILSQEGGPLLLVLDKDEDGIPEHVRVYCDKVTSCQGILALNGEVYVTGQGPDGSALYRLTDADRNGTLEQVKTIVKLKGSPGEHGAHGIRLGPDGMIYVVLGGQVQAVGTTGPGETLIDAYEGDLLPRYEDPAGHALGVKAPGGTVIRTNADGSVVERVAGGIRNAYDLVFHPGGNMFVHDADMEADVDTAWFRPTALYDVTEAGEFGWRTGWAKWPEYYVDRLPNLLDTGRGSPTGAVCYEHYMFPVRYHNSLFLADWSEGRILNVRLTPRGSGYIADSEVFLQGQPLNVTDLEIGPDGAMYFCTGGRGTAGGVYRVVYKGEIPERMKNLGTGIAAAIRQPQLESAWARQEIAAIKRELGDKWGQLVAGVAYSNDNPSHYRTRAMDLMQLFGPVPSEDLVLELSKAPNEAVRASAARLMGLHPGKRSAAQLVEMLSDSNSRVRRAACEAMLRSGQIPSNADALLPLLGEDDRTLAFVARRVVERIDTRKWRDDVLTSVDSRISIVGMLALINSDPTETTALQVLQRSSELMKDFLSDADFVDTLRLCQVALHRGKVDPSKAVALGRQVAEEFPAGDHRMNHELIRLCAYLQADGVAQRALDYINDGDNPNVDRTLVAMCLQFLSHDWTAQQRFQILKYYENTANAATSGSLSMYLMAVTRDFARSLSQEDVQAILEQGAVWRNAALAAIYKLPRPIDSKTAETLRSLDQQLVERPQPGDVERRLRTGIIAMLATAKDEDSAAYLRKLWRSEPERRAVIAMALAQNPNGENWDYLVRSLNILEEETSGEVLTALQTVSVATDDPMALRQLIILGLRAEEDGRDFENVERLLEHWTGMQRPPSEKNASGKLTMRPWQKWYAKAHPDRPTAELPKADDSRWDFDQLVDYLDSDDGRRVDADFGRAAFAKAKCNQCHRVGNDGESVGPALSGLAKRFSKREILESILYPSHLVSDQYASKKVLTVDGRALIGMVSQNGDQSINIRDSNNQTTVVTESEIDQILPSNNSIMPSGLLDSLTLQEISDLMAYMGAVSPVEIATRP